From the unidentified bacterial endosymbiont genome, one window contains:
- the murI gene encoding glutamate racemase produces MAIKLQDENTPCLAATPSDPRPTVLVFDSGVGGLSVYDEIRHLLPDLHYIYAFDNVAFPYGEKSEDFIVERVVEIVTAVQQRYPLALAVIACNTASTVSLPALRDKFPFPVVGVVPAIKPAARLTANGIVGLLATRGTVKRPYTRELIDRFANECKIAMLGSAELVEMAEAKLHGEAVSHEELRRILRPWLRMPEPPDTVVLGCTHFPLLQEELLAVLPEGTRLVDSGAAIARRTAWLLEHEAPDAKSTDANIAFCMAITKETEQLLPVLRRYGFETLEKLVLPHDFAQKRDG; encoded by the coding sequence ATGGCTATCAAACTGCAGGACGAGAATACACCTTGTCTGGCAGCTACACCTTCTGATCCGCGTCCCACCGTGCTGGTTTTTGATTCCGGCGTCGGTGGGCTTTCGGTCTACGATGAGATTCGGCATCTCCTGCCGGATCTCCATTACATTTATGCCTTCGATAACGTCGCATTCCCTTATGGGGAAAAGAGTGAAGATTTTATAGTTGAGCGTGTGGTTGAAATCGTCACCGCGGTACAGCAGCGTTATCCCCTGGCGCTGGCGGTCATTGCCTGTAATACGGCAAGCACCGTCTCCCTTCCAGCACTGCGTGATAAATTCCCGTTTCCGGTGGTGGGTGTCGTTCCGGCAATTAAACCTGCGGCACGTCTGACGGCAAACGGCATTGTCGGCCTGCTGGCAACCCGTGGCACGGTCAAACGTCCTTATACCCGTGAACTTATCGATCGCTTCGCCAATGAATGCAAGATTGCCATGCTGGGGTCGGCGGAACTGGTGGAGATGGCGGAAGCGAAGTTGCACGGAGAAGCGGTATCGCACGAAGAACTGCGCCGCATACTTCGCCCGTGGCTGCGAATGCCGGAACCACCGGATACGGTCGTCCTGGGCTGCACCCACTTCCCGTTATTACAGGAAGAACTGTTAGCGGTTCTCCCTGAGGGGACAAGACTGGTCGATTCCGGCGCGGCTATTGCGCGTCGTACGGCCTGGCTATTGGAACATGAAGCGCCAGATGCAAAATCGACCGATGCGAATATCGCTTTCTGTATGGCAATAACAAAAGAAACTGAACAACTTTTACCCGTTTTACGCCGTTATGGCTTTGAAACGCTGGAAAAACTGGTGTTGCCGCACGATTTTGCGCAAAAAAGAGACGGTTGA
- the btuB gene encoding TonB-dependent vitamin B12 receptor BtuB, translating to MIKKVSLLTALSVTAFSGWAQDSADSLVVTANRFAQPEKTVLAPTSVVTREDIERWQSTTVVDVMRRLPGVDTTQSGGMGQLSSLFIRGTNSSHVLILVDGVRLNQAGVTGSSDLSQFPIALVQRIEYIRGPRSAVYGSDAIGGVVNIITTRAKDGTTLNAGVGSHGYQNYGGSTQQTLGDSTRVTLAGDYTYTKGFDVVADGNNGGFAQTDRDGYMNKTIYGALEHAFSNQWSGFIRGYGYSNRTAYDGYYSPNALVDTRQLYSQTWDAGLRFNEDIFHSQLLSSYSHSKDYNYDPHLGRYDSTATLDEIKQYNVQWANSVDVGHGNIGAGVDWQKQSTEPNTNYVSNGYDIRNTGVYLTALQKWGDVTLEGAARSDDNSQFGRHGTWQSSAGWEFIDGYRVIASYGTAYKAPNLGQLYGFYGNDHLDPEESKQWEGAFEGLTAGVSWRVSAYRNDVDNLIDFNNNLQEYYNVGKARIKGVEATASFDTGPIIHTVGYDYVDARNAATNQPLDRRAKQQVKYQLDTQIADVDWSLTYHYLGTRYDTDFGTYPSQKVKMGGVSLWDIAVSYPVTSHLTVRGKIANLFDKDYETVYGYQTAGREYTLSGSYTF from the coding sequence ATGATTAAAAAAGTATCGCTGCTGACGGCATTGTCCGTCACGGCATTTTCGGGCTGGGCGCAGGATAGCGCAGACTCGTTGGTCGTTACGGCAAACCGTTTTGCGCAACCGGAAAAAACCGTTCTGGCGCCGACATCTGTGGTGACGCGTGAAGATATTGAACGTTGGCAATCCACGACCGTAGTTGATGTGATGCGCCGCCTGCCGGGTGTGGATACCACGCAAAGCGGCGGAATGGGGCAGCTTTCTTCACTCTTTATACGTGGCACCAATTCCAGCCATGTTCTTATTCTTGTCGACGGGGTCCGTCTTAACCAGGCGGGCGTCACAGGGTCGTCCGACCTCAGTCAGTTCCCCATCGCACTGGTACAGCGCATCGAATACATTCGTGGACCGCGCTCTGCAGTCTATGGCTCTGATGCGATTGGCGGCGTGGTGAACATCATCACTACCCGCGCGAAGGATGGCACGACGCTTAATGCAGGCGTTGGGTCGCATGGCTACCAGAATTATGGCGGTAGCACCCAGCAAACGCTGGGCGACAGTACCCGGGTGACGCTGGCGGGCGATTACACCTACACGAAAGGTTTTGACGTGGTGGCGGACGGAAATAACGGCGGCTTTGCCCAGACCGATCGCGACGGCTATATGAATAAAACAATCTACGGCGCGCTGGAGCATGCGTTCTCCAATCAGTGGAGCGGCTTTATTCGAGGTTATGGCTATAGCAACCGTACAGCCTATGACGGTTATTACAGCCCTAATGCACTGGTCGATACCCGCCAATTGTATAGCCAGACCTGGGATGCCGGACTGCGCTTCAATGAGGATATCTTCCATTCACAGTTACTCTCCAGCTATAGCCACAGTAAGGACTATAACTACGATCCGCATCTTGGACGTTATGACTCCACGGCTACGCTGGATGAAATCAAACAGTACAACGTTCAATGGGCTAACTCCGTGGACGTTGGGCATGGCAACATCGGCGCGGGTGTCGACTGGCAGAAGCAGAGCACAGAACCTAACACCAACTATGTGTCGAATGGCTACGACATTCGTAACACGGGCGTCTACCTGACCGCGTTGCAGAAATGGGGTGATGTTACGCTGGAAGGGGCAGCCCGTAGCGACGATAACTCACAGTTTGGTCGCCATGGTACCTGGCAGAGCAGCGCAGGCTGGGAGTTTATTGACGGTTATCGCGTCATTGCGTCTTATGGCACCGCCTATAAAGCGCCGAACCTGGGGCAACTATATGGCTTCTACGGCAATGACCACCTTGATCCTGAAGAGAGCAAGCAGTGGGAAGGTGCGTTCGAAGGTCTCACGGCGGGCGTGAGCTGGCGCGTGTCGGCCTATCGTAACGATGTTGATAACTTGATCGACTTCAACAACAATCTTCAGGAGTATTACAACGTCGGCAAAGCGCGCATTAAAGGCGTTGAAGCCACTGCCTCGTTTGATACTGGTCCGATTATACATACTGTCGGCTATGACTATGTAGATGCGCGCAATGCGGCAACGAACCAACCGCTGGATCGTCGCGCTAAACAGCAGGTAAAGTATCAACTCGATACGCAGATCGCTGATGTCGACTGGAGTCTGACTTACCACTACCTGGGGACACGTTACGATACCGATTTCGGGACCTATCCGAGTCAGAAGGTCAAAATGGGCGGTGTGAGCCTGTGGGATATCGCAGTTTCATATCCTGTCACCTCACATCTGACAGTTCGTGGTAAAATAGCTAACCTGTTCGATAAAGATTACGAGACAGTTTATGGCTATCAAACTGCAGGACGAGAATACACCTTGTCTGGCAGCTACACCTTCTGA
- the trmA gene encoding tRNA (uridine(54)-C5)-methyltransferase TrmA — protein MTPEHLPTEQYDAQLAEKVVRLQSMMTPFNAPVPEVFRSPVSHYRMRAEFRIWHDGDDLYHIIFDQQTKSRIRVDSFPAASELINQLMTLMIEGVRNNPLLRHKLFQIDYLTTQSNQAIVSLLYHKALNDEWREQAEALRDILRAQNINVHLIGRATKTKIMLDKDYVDERLPVAGKEMVYRQVENSFTQPNAAMNVQMLEWALNATQGSTGDLLELYCGNGNFSLALARNFERVLATEIAKPSVAAAQYNIAANHIDNVQIIRMAAEEFTQAMNGVREFNRLQGIDLKSYQCETIFVDPPRSGLDSETEKMVQAYPRILYISCNPETLCKNLETLSQTHKVERLALFDQFPYTHHMECGVLLSAR, from the coding sequence ATGACCCCCGAACACCTCCCGACAGAACAGTACGACGCACAGCTGGCAGAGAAAGTTGTCCGCCTGCAAAGTATGATGACGCCTTTCAACGCGCCCGTTCCCGAGGTGTTCCGCTCGCCTGTCAGCCACTACCGTATGCGTGCTGAGTTCCGTATCTGGCATGACGGCGATGACCTGTACCACATCATTTTCGATCAACAAACCAAATCCCGCATTCGCGTGGACAGCTTCCCGGCGGCAAGCGAACTCATTAACCAGTTAATGACGCTGATGATAGAAGGCGTGCGTAACAATCCGCTGCTGCGCCATAAGCTGTTTCAGATTGACTATCTGACGACACAAAGTAATCAGGCCATTGTCTCCCTGCTGTACCACAAAGCGCTGAACGATGAATGGCGCGAACAGGCAGAAGCGCTGCGTGATATCCTGCGAGCGCAGAATATCAACGTTCATCTGATAGGCCGCGCGACCAAAACCAAAATCATGCTGGATAAGGATTACGTCGACGAACGTCTGCCGGTGGCAGGAAAAGAGATGGTTTATCGTCAGGTGGAAAATAGCTTCACCCAACCGAACGCCGCGATGAACGTGCAGATGCTGGAGTGGGCGCTAAATGCGACACAAGGGTCAACGGGCGACCTGCTGGAACTGTACTGCGGTAATGGCAACTTCTCGCTGGCGCTGGCGCGTAACTTTGAGCGCGTGTTGGCAACCGAAATCGCCAAGCCGTCCGTCGCAGCCGCACAATACAATATTGCCGCCAACCATATCGATAATGTGCAGATCATTCGTATGGCTGCGGAAGAGTTTACGCAGGCTATGAATGGCGTACGCGAGTTTAACCGTTTGCAGGGAATCGATTTAAAGAGCTATCAGTGTGAGACGATTTTTGTCGATCCGCCGCGCAGTGGTCTGGACAGCGAAACCGAAAAGATGGTGCAGGCGTACCCGCGTATTTTGTACATCTCTTGCAACCCTGAAACCCTGTGCAAAAATCTCGAAACATTGAGCCAGACGCATAAGGTTGAACGTCTGGCGTTATTCGATCAGTTCCCGTATACGCACCACATGGAGTGCGGGGTATTGCTTAGCGCACGGTAA
- a CDS encoding YijD family membrane protein, which yields MKQSGQDKGTLLLALIAGLSINGTFAAVFSAIVPFSIFPLISLVLTVYCLHQRYLNRTMPVGLPGLAAACFILGVLLFSTVVRAEYPDIGSNFLPAVLSVALVFWIGSRLRRRKRHLPE from the coding sequence ATGAAACAGTCAGGTCAGGATAAGGGTACGTTGTTGCTGGCATTGATCGCTGGCTTATCTATTAATGGCACATTTGCGGCTGTTTTCAGCGCGATTGTGCCCTTTTCGATTTTCCCGCTCATCTCGCTGGTGCTAACGGTTTATTGCCTGCATCAACGCTACTTAAACCGCACTATGCCCGTCGGGTTGCCGGGGCTGGCTGCCGCCTGCTTTATTTTGGGCGTGCTACTGTTTAGTACCGTGGTGCGCGCGGAGTATCCGGATATCGGGTCTAACTTCCTGCCTGCGGTACTGTCTGTTGCGCTGGTGTTCTGGATTGGCTCGCGCCTACGCAGGCGTAAGCGCCACCTGCCGGAGTAA
- the fabR gene encoding HTH-type transcriptional repressor FabR yields MMGVRAQQKEKTRRSLVEAAFSQLSAERSFASLSLREVAREAGIAPTSFYRHFRDVDELGLTMVDESGLMLRQLMRQARQRIAKGGSVIRTSVSTFMEFIGNNPNAFRLLLRERSGTSAAFRAAVAREIQHFIAELADYLELENHMPRAFTEAQAEAMVTIVFNAGAEALDVSVEQRKQLEERLVLQLRMISKGAYYWYRREQEKLAHQTDR; encoded by the coding sequence GTGATGGGCGTAAGAGCACAACAAAAAGAGAAAACCCGGCGTTCGCTGGTGGAAGCCGCATTCAGTCAACTGAGCGCTGAGCGGAGTTTTGCCAGTTTAAGCCTGCGCGAAGTCGCACGCGAGGCGGGGATTGCGCCAACGTCCTTCTATCGTCACTTCCGTGATGTGGATGAACTGGGCCTGACCATGGTCGACGAGAGCGGGCTGATGCTGCGCCAGTTGATGCGTCAGGCGCGTCAGCGTATCGCTAAAGGGGGCAGCGTGATCCGCACCTCCGTATCGACATTTATGGAATTCATTGGCAATAACCCCAACGCATTTCGCCTGCTGTTGCGTGAGCGTTCGGGCACTTCGGCGGCGTTTCGTGCCGCTGTCGCGCGTGAAATTCAGCATTTTATTGCGGAACTTGCCGACTATCTTGAACTCGAAAATCACATGCCGCGTGCGTTTACCGAAGCACAGGCAGAAGCCATGGTCACTATTGTCTTCAATGCCGGGGCAGAAGCACTGGATGTGAGTGTTGAGCAACGCAAACAACTCGAAGAGCGACTGGTATTGCAACTGCGCATGATCTCAAAAGGAGCGTACTACTGGTATCGACGTGAACAAGAGAAATTGGCACATCAAACCGATCGGTGA
- the sthA gene encoding Si-specific NAD(P)(+) transhydrogenase yields the protein MPHSYDYDAIVIGSGPGGEGAAMGLVKQGARVAVIERYHNVGGGCTHWGTIPSKALRHAVSRIIEFNQNPLYSDHSRLLRSSFADILNHADAVINQQTQMRQGFYERNHCEILQGNAHFVDEHTLALECHDGSVETITAEKFVIACGSRPYHPADVDFSHPRVYDSDSILSLHHEPRHVIIYGAGVIGCEYASIFRGMEVKVDLINTRDRLLAFLDQEMSDSLSYHFWNSGVVIRHNEEYEKIESCDDGVIMHLKSGKKLKADCLLYANGRTGNTDSLRLENIGLETDSRGQLKVNSMYQTALPHIYAVGDVIGYPSLASAAYDQGRIAAQALVKGEATAHLIEDIPTGIYTIPEISSVGKTEQQLTAMKVPYEVGRAQFKHLARAQIVGMSVGTLKILFHRETKEILGIHCFGERAAEIIHIGQAIMEQKGGGNTIEYFVNTTFNYPTMAEAYRVAALNGLNRLF from the coding sequence ATGCCACATTCCTACGATTACGACGCAATAGTTATTGGTTCCGGCCCCGGCGGCGAAGGCGCTGCTATGGGTCTGGTAAAACAGGGAGCCAGAGTAGCGGTTATTGAGCGCTACCATAATGTTGGCGGCGGTTGCACCCACTGGGGCACCATCCCTTCGAAAGCCCTCCGCCATGCCGTTAGCCGCATTATTGAATTTAACCAAAACCCTCTTTACAGCGATCACTCCCGGCTTCTTCGTTCTTCCTTTGCCGACATCCTGAATCACGCGGACGCCGTCATTAACCAGCAGACTCAGATGCGTCAGGGTTTTTATGAACGTAACCACTGTGAAATTCTGCAGGGTAATGCGCATTTTGTGGATGAACACACCCTGGCGCTGGAGTGCCACGACGGCTCGGTCGAGACCATCACCGCCGAAAAGTTCGTTATTGCCTGTGGATCACGCCCGTACCATCCGGCGGATGTCGATTTCTCGCATCCGCGCGTCTACGACAGCGACTCCATCCTCAGCCTGCACCACGAACCCCGCCATGTGATTATTTACGGTGCGGGGGTGATTGGCTGTGAATACGCGTCTATCTTCCGGGGAATGGAGGTCAAAGTTGACCTTATTAACACCCGCGACCGTTTGCTGGCCTTCCTCGATCAAGAGATGTCGGACTCACTGTCCTACCACTTCTGGAACAGCGGAGTGGTTATTCGCCACAACGAAGAGTACGAGAAGATCGAAAGCTGCGACGACGGTGTGATCATGCACCTGAAGTCCGGTAAAAAGTTGAAAGCAGACTGTCTGCTGTATGCCAACGGCCGCACCGGTAACACCGATTCACTGCGCCTTGAAAATATCGGTCTGGAAACCGACAGCCGTGGTCAACTGAAGGTCAACAGCATGTACCAAACCGCGCTGCCGCATATTTATGCCGTCGGCGACGTGATTGGTTACCCGAGCCTGGCGTCAGCGGCATACGACCAGGGGCGCATTGCGGCGCAGGCGCTGGTGAAAGGTGAAGCGACGGCGCATCTGATTGAAGATATTCCGACGGGCATCTACACCATTCCGGAAATCAGCTCTGTGGGTAAAACCGAGCAGCAGCTAACGGCAATGAAGGTGCCATACGAGGTGGGTCGTGCGCAGTTTAAACATCTGGCGCGCGCGCAAATCGTAGGAATGAGCGTAGGTACGTTGAAAATTCTATTCCATCGCGAAACGAAAGAGATCCTCGGTATTCACTGCTTTGGTGAACGCGCGGCGGAAATCATTCATATCGGCCAGGCGATAATGGAGCAAAAAGGGGGTGGTAACACCATTGAGTACTTCGTTAACACCACCTTTAATTACCCGACCATGGCAGAAGCCTATCGGGTCGCGGCCCTAAACGGTCTGAACCGTCTGTTTTAA
- the oxyR gene encoding DNA-binding transcriptional regulator OxyR, protein MNIRDLEYLVALAEHRHFRRAADSCHVSQPTLSGQIRKLEDELGVMLLERTSRKVLFTQAGLLLVDQARTVLREVKVLKEMASQQGEAMSGPLHIGLIPTVGPYLLPQIIPMLHQTFPKLEMYLHEAQTHQLLAQLDSGKLDCAILALVKESEAFIEVPLFDEPMMLAIYEDHPWANRDRVPMADLAGEKLLMLEDGHCLRDQAMGFCFEAGADEDTHFRATSLETLRNMVAAGSGITLLPALAVPRERKRDGVVYLPCIKPEPRRTIGLVYRPGSPLRSRYEQLAEAIRSSMDGHFENALKQTVQTV, encoded by the coding sequence ATGAATATTCGTGATCTTGAATACCTGGTAGCCTTAGCTGAGCACCGACATTTTCGCCGCGCGGCTGATTCCTGCCACGTTAGCCAGCCCACGCTAAGCGGTCAGATCCGCAAGCTGGAAGATGAGCTGGGCGTGATGCTGCTGGAGCGCACCAGTCGTAAGGTACTGTTCACACAGGCAGGTCTTCTGCTGGTGGATCAGGCGCGCACCGTGCTGCGCGAGGTCAAAGTGCTTAAGGAAATGGCAAGCCAGCAGGGGGAGGCGATGTCCGGGCCACTGCATATTGGCCTGATCCCAACCGTTGGCCCTTATCTGTTGCCGCAGATCATTCCGATGCTGCACCAGACGTTCCCGAAACTCGAAATGTACCTGCATGAAGCGCAAACCCATCAGCTACTGGCGCAGTTAGATAGCGGTAAGCTTGATTGCGCCATTCTGGCGCTGGTGAAAGAGAGCGAAGCCTTTATCGAAGTACCGCTGTTCGATGAGCCAATGATGCTGGCGATCTATGAAGATCACCCCTGGGCGAACCGCGATCGCGTGCCGATGGCCGATTTGGCCGGTGAAAAACTGCTGATGCTGGAAGACGGCCACTGCCTGCGCGATCAGGCGATGGGCTTCTGCTTTGAAGCGGGTGCTGACGAAGATACCCATTTCCGCGCAACCAGCCTGGAAACGCTCAGAAATATGGTGGCGGCGGGAAGTGGAATTACGCTGCTGCCTGCATTGGCAGTCCCGCGAGAGCGTAAACGAGATGGTGTGGTCTATCTGCCGTGCATTAAACCCGAGCCGCGCCGCACGATTGGGTTGGTTTATCGCCCCGGCTCACCGCTGCGCAGCCGCTATGAGCAGCTGGCAGAGGCCATCCGCAGTTCGATGGATGGCCATTTCGAAAACGCGTTAAAACAGACGGTTCAGACCGTTTAG
- the argH gene encoding argininosuccinate lyase, translating to MALWGGRFTQAADQRFKQFNDSLRFDYRLAEQDIVGSVAWSKALVKVGVLTVDEQLQLEEALNKLLEEVRLDPQQILRSDAEDIHSWVEGKLIDKVGQLGKKLHTGRSRNDQVATDLKLWCKDTVAELLAANRQLQSALVDTAQNNQDAVMPGYTHLQRAQPVTFAHWCLAYVEMLARDEGRLQDTLKRLDVSPLGSGALAGTAYDIDREQLAGWLGFASATRNSLDSVSDRDHVLELLSNASIGMVHLSRFAEDLIFFNSGEAGFVELSDRVTSGSSLMPQKKNPDALELIRGKCGRVQGALTGMMMTLKGLPLAYNKDMQEDKEGLFDALDTWLDCLHMGALVLDGIQVKRPRCQEAAQQGYANATELADYLVAKGVPFREAHHIVGEAVVEAIRQGKPLEDLTLGDLQKFSAVIGDDVYPILSLQSCLDKRAAKGGVSPKQVALAIADAKKRLV from the coding sequence ATGGCACTTTGGGGTGGGCGTTTTACTCAGGCAGCAGATCAACGGTTCAAACAGTTCAACGACTCTTTGCGCTTCGACTACCGCCTGGCCGAACAGGATATCGTCGGCTCTGTGGCCTGGTCCAAAGCGCTGGTAAAGGTGGGTGTGTTGACCGTAGATGAACAGCTTCAACTGGAAGAGGCGCTAAACAAACTGTTGGAAGAGGTGCGTCTGGATCCGCAGCAAATCCTCCGGAGCGATGCCGAAGATATTCACAGCTGGGTGGAAGGCAAACTCATTGACAAAGTCGGCCAGTTGGGTAAAAAACTGCATACCGGCCGCAGCCGTAACGACCAGGTCGCGACCGATCTGAAGCTGTGGTGTAAAGATACCGTTGCTGAACTGCTGGCTGCTAATCGCCAGTTGCAGAGCGCGCTGGTGGACACCGCGCAGAACAACCAGGATGCGGTGATGCCGGGTTATACCCACCTGCAGCGCGCGCAGCCGGTGACGTTTGCACACTGGTGTCTGGCCTACGTTGAGATGCTGGCACGTGATGAAGGCCGTCTACAGGATACCCTCAAGCGTCTGGACGTTAGCCCGCTGGGCAGCGGTGCGTTGGCGGGTACCGCTTATGACATCGACCGTGAACAGCTGGCGGGTTGGCTGGGCTTTGCGTCGGCTACCCGTAACAGTCTGGACAGCGTGTCCGATCGTGACCACGTGCTGGAACTGCTCTCCAACGCCTCTATTGGCATGGTGCACCTGTCGCGTTTTGCTGAAGACCTGATCTTCTTTAACTCCGGCGAAGCGGGTTTTGTTGAGCTATCTGACCGCGTGACCTCCGGCTCGTCCCTGATGCCGCAGAAGAAAAACCCAGATGCGCTGGAGCTTATTCGCGGTAAGTGTGGCCGCGTGCAGGGCGCGCTGACCGGTATGATGATGACGCTGAAAGGACTGCCGCTGGCGTATAACAAAGATATGCAGGAAGACAAAGAAGGTTTGTTCGACGCGCTCGACACCTGGCTTGACTGCCTGCATATGGGCGCGCTGGTACTGGACGGCATTCAGGTGAAACGTCCGCGTTGTCAGGAAGCGGCGCAGCAGGGTTACGCTAACGCTACCGAACTGGCGGATTATCTGGTTGCTAAGGGTGTACCGTTCCGCGAAGCACACCACATTGTGGGTGAGGCGGTGGTGGAAGCCATTCGTCAGGGGAAACCGCTGGAAGATCTGACGCTGGGCGACCTGCAGAAATTCAGTGCGGTCATCGGAGATGATGTCTATCCGATTCTGTCCTTGCAGTCGTGTCTGGATAAGCGTGCGGCGAAAGGCGGCGTATCACCTAAGCAGGTGGCGCTGGCGATTGCGGATGCGAAAAAGCGGTTGGTTTAA
- the argB gene encoding acetylglutamate kinase, producing the protein MMNPLIIKLGGVLLDSEEALERLFTALVNYRESHQRPLVIVHGGGCVVDELMKGLNLPVKKKNGLRVTPADQIDIITGALAGTANKTLLAWAKKHHITSVGLYLGDGDSVKVTQLDEALGHVGLAQPGSPELINTLLEGGFLPVVSSIGVTEEGELMNVNADQAATALAATLGADLILLSDVSGILDGKGQRIAEMTAAKAEQLIDQGIITDGMIVKVNAALDAARALGRPVDIASWRHAEQLPALFNGTPIGTRILA; encoded by the coding sequence ATGATGAACCCATTAATTATCAAACTCGGTGGTGTACTGCTGGATAGCGAAGAAGCGCTGGAGCGTCTTTTTACGGCGCTGGTGAATTATCGCGAATCACACCAGCGTCCGCTGGTAATTGTTCACGGCGGCGGCTGTGTGGTTGATGAACTAATGAAAGGACTCAACCTACCGGTGAAAAAGAAAAATGGCCTGCGTGTGACGCCTGCCGATCAGATTGACATCATCACCGGCGCGCTGGCGGGAACCGCAAATAAAACGCTGCTGGCATGGGCGAAAAAACATCACATTACCTCCGTTGGCCTCTATCTGGGCGATGGTGACAGCGTAAAAGTGACTCAGCTCGACGAAGCGCTCGGCCACGTTGGACTGGCGCAGCCGGGCTCGCCTGAACTGATTAACACGCTGCTTGAAGGCGGGTTCCTGCCCGTAGTGAGCTCTATCGGTGTGACCGAAGAGGGTGAGCTGATGAACGTCAATGCGGACCAGGCGGCAACCGCGCTGGCGGCAACGCTGGGCGCAGACCTGATCCTACTTTCCGACGTGAGCGGTATTCTTGATGGTAAAGGCCAGCGTATTGCCGAGATGACCGCAGCAAAAGCCGAGCAATTGATCGACCAGGGCATTATCACCGACGGCATGATCGTCAAAGTGAACGCCGCGCTGGATGCCGCACGCGCGCTCGGCCGTCCGGTGGATATCGCCTCCTGGCGCCATGCGGAGCAACTGCCGGCGCTGTTTAACGGCACGCCGATCGGCACGCGTATTCTGGCTTAA
- the argC gene encoding N-acetyl-gamma-glutamyl-phosphate reductase → MLNTLIVGASGYAGAELVSYVNRHPDMTITALTVSAQSNDAGKLISDLHPQLKGIVDLPLQPMSDISEFTDGVDVVFLATAHEVSHDLAPQFLVAGCVVFDLSGAFRVNDGAFYEKYYGFTHQHPELLEKAVYGLAEWSAGKLKEANLIAVPGCYPTAAQLSLKPLIDAGLLDLNQWPVINATSGVSGAGRKAAIANSFCEVSLQPYGVFNHRHHPEITTHLGADVIFTPHLGSFPRGILETITCRLKPGITKEQIGEVFAQAYTDKPLVRLYDNGVPALKNVVGLPFCDIGFAVQGEHLIVVAAEDNLLKGAAAQAMQCANIRFGFPETQSLI, encoded by the coding sequence ATGTTGAATACGCTGATTGTAGGCGCTAGCGGTTATGCGGGCGCAGAGCTTGTAAGCTACGTGAATCGCCATCCAGATATGACCATAACCGCTTTGACCGTGTCAGCGCAAAGCAATGATGCAGGAAAGTTAATTTCCGATTTGCATCCACAGCTTAAGGGCATTGTCGATCTGCCGCTGCAGCCGATGTCTGACATCAGCGAGTTCACCGACGGCGTAGACGTGGTCTTTTTAGCTACCGCGCACGAAGTCAGCCATGACCTGGCGCCGCAATTTCTGGTGGCCGGCTGTGTGGTGTTCGACCTCTCCGGGGCCTTTCGCGTTAACGACGGCGCATTCTACGAAAAATATTACGGTTTCACTCATCAGCACCCGGAGCTGCTTGAGAAAGCGGTGTACGGACTGGCGGAGTGGAGCGCAGGCAAACTGAAAGAAGCGAACCTGATTGCTGTGCCGGGCTGTTATCCGACGGCAGCGCAGCTCTCCCTGAAACCGCTTATTGACGCAGGTTTGCTGGATCTCAACCAGTGGCCGGTGATCAACGCCACCAGTGGCGTGAGCGGAGCCGGGCGCAAAGCCGCTATCGCGAACAGCTTCTGCGAAGTGAGCCTTCAGCCGTATGGCGTGTTTAACCATCGCCATCATCCAGAAATCACCACCCATCTGGGCGCGGACGTCATTTTTACCCCGCATTTGGGCAGCTTCCCGCGTGGGATCCTCGAAACCATTACCTGCCGCCTGAAACCGGGCATTACCAAAGAGCAGATTGGCGAGGTCTTTGCGCAGGCTTATACAGATAAACCGCTGGTGCGCCTGTATGACAATGGCGTCCCGGCACTGAAAAACGTAGTCGGCCTGCCGTTCTGCGACATTGGCTTTGCCGTCCAGGGCGAGCATCTGATCGTGGTAGCCGCAGAAGATAACTTACTTAAAGGCGCTGCCGCTCAGGCAATGCAGTGTGCAAATATTCGTTTCGGCTTCCCTGAAACGCAGTCTCTTATTTAA